From one Conexivisphaerales archaeon genomic stretch:
- a CDS encoding cation:proton antiporter, which produces MLFNIIWQVLIVLALALILGEFFTQLKLPAVAGELAAGLILGPSVSNLVNTTQEIQSLSSIALFFIIFFIGFQMKTETLRRHVTESVLVTLTSFVVPLIVVTGIIFVLFPFTPLEKFIISLAIAVPSISIISVMVMQFDLLQEKTGHLILSSVIVTDIVAFVVLATVSETLAGTLRLLLFLAIFLALFALVDRFLNSRISTLQRFLKRASTVFKREYISFTILIILGLFISFIFQAIGLSFIIGAFFAGLILHEELIGKEAYQSFTSVLSIMNNGFFIPVFFGFAGVEAELTRSDYSLVGYLLIAIAISLTISITLTYYFVKLVIKEPEEADPRNVSVILGGRGAVGIVIVTVALGSGLIGITSYSLVIFGTTITSIVIPLLLKR; this is translated from the coding sequence ATGCTATTTAACATAATCTGGCAGGTGTTGATAGTTCTAGCATTAGCACTGATTTTAGGAGAATTTTTCACACAACTGAAGCTTCCCGCCGTAGCTGGTGAACTCGCAGCTGGGCTGATTCTTGGCCCTTCAGTATCGAATTTGGTAAACACAACCCAAGAGATTCAGTCGCTTTCCTCAATAGCGCTGTTCTTCATCATCTTTTTTATTGGCTTCCAGATGAAAACTGAGACTCTAAGAAGACATGTAACAGAATCTGTTCTCGTGACACTGACAAGCTTTGTTGTGCCCCTGATAGTTGTTACTGGTATCATCTTTGTACTTTTCCCTTTTACACCACTCGAAAAATTTATCATCAGTCTGGCTATAGCCGTTCCTTCCATCTCAATAATTTCGGTCATGGTCATGCAATTTGACTTGCTGCAAGAGAAGACAGGTCATCTCATACTGTCTTCTGTTATTGTAACTGACATAGTGGCATTTGTAGTCCTTGCCACAGTTTCAGAAACTCTGGCTGGCACGCTAAGACTTTTACTTTTTCTGGCCATATTTCTGGCCCTTTTCGCGCTTGTAGATAGGTTCCTCAACAGCAGGATCTCAACTCTCCAAAGATTCCTGAAAAGGGCCTCAACTGTATTTAAGAGAGAATACATCTCCTTCACCATACTTATAATATTGGGCCTGTTCATATCGTTCATCTTTCAGGCCATCGGTTTGAGCTTCATAATAGGCGCATTCTTCGCCGGTTTGATACTTCATGAGGAGCTCATAGGAAAAGAAGCCTATCAGAGCTTTACATCAGTCCTCTCTATCATGAACAATGGATTCTTTATCCCAGTATTTTTTGGGTTCGCTGGCGTGGAAGCTGAGCTTACACGGTCAGATTACTCCCTCGTCGGGTATCTTTTGATAGCTATTGCTATCTCACTCACAATTTCTATCACATTAACCTACTATTTTGTTAAGCTGGTTATCAAGGAACCGGAAGAAGCTGACCCGAGAAATGTCTCAGTAATACTAGGAGGTAGAGGAGCAGTAGGAATAGTAATAGTAACCGTAGCACTCGGATCAGGTCTAATCGGAATAACATCTTACTCACTAGTGATATTTGGCACTACAATTACTTCTATAGTAATACCCTTATTACTAAAGAGATAA
- a CDS encoding translation initiation factor IF-5A, giving the protein MSHPADLGSVKEGSYVILEDEPCRVVQVDRSKPGKHGSAKIRLFAIGIFTNSKKSFVGPAESKIEIPMIDKRSGQVISISNGTYQLMDMETFETFETSSVEEELKPKLQPGTEVEYWKVLDKVKIVRVKG; this is encoded by the coding sequence ATGAGCCATCCAGCTGATTTGGGAAGCGTCAAAGAAGGGTCATATGTTATCTTAGAAGACGAGCCATGCAGAGTGGTGCAGGTTGATAGAAGTAAACCAGGAAAACATGGAAGCGCAAAGATCAGATTGTTTGCAATAGGTATATTCACAAATTCAAAGAAGAGTTTTGTAGGCCCTGCAGAGTCGAAGATAGAAATACCGATGATAGATAAGAGGTCCGGACAAGTAATTTCGATAAGCAATGGCACCTATCAATTGATGGATATGGAAACGTTTGAGACATTTGAGACCTCTTCAGTCGAAGAAGAACTAAAGCCAAAGCTCCAGCCAGGAACAGAGGTAGAGTATTGGAAGGTTCTTGACAAAGTGAAGATAGTAAGAGTAAAGGGTTGA
- a CDS encoding PaaI family thioesterase has protein sequence MKVTHFGQKIGIRIVSAKKGFCETELIVRKEHLNSLGVVHGGVLTTMADIAMGHACRSVSDKKLVTVELKLSFMRPIFPARIRAEGKVLKKGEHLIFASCSIFSAEGLEAVVALGTYMMVDDVKK, from the coding sequence ATGAAAGTTACACATTTCGGCCAAAAGATAGGAATCAGGATAGTGTCTGCGAAGAAAGGATTTTGTGAAACAGAACTTATAGTCAGAAAGGAACATCTGAACAGTCTTGGCGTTGTACATGGAGGTGTACTAACCACTATGGCAGATATAGCCATGGGTCATGCATGTCGCTCAGTATCTGATAAGAAACTGGTCACAGTAGAGTTAAAGCTAAGCTTCATGAGGCCTATCTTCCCGGCCAGAATAAGAGCTGAAGGGAAGGTGTTAAAGAAGGGAGAGCACCTCATCTTTGCTTCATGCTCAATATTCAGCGCAGAAGGCTTGGAGGCTGTCGTAGCTCTGGGCACCTACATGATGGTGGATGATGTCAAGAAATGA
- a CDS encoding acyl-CoA dehydrogenase family protein: MVFPFKKLSDYEIRFTPEQEMFREFVREFAEKDVAPRVQYIEENDEVPDDLLKRMAELGFQGIAVPPEYGGQGGNQVTVSIFSEEVAKVCPALTALIGVNGLFVIPILLYGNEEQKKKYVYPVAKGEKRGAHATSEAVAGSDVAGIQTKAEKSGNVWKINGRKAFISGGDIADYFVVLARTSPPPSKRERWRGLTFFIVEKGAEGFHVARRMKKIGLKGSRIVELQFDNVEVPDENRLGPEGEGFKIALETYDHGRIGVAAQALGIAQALFEKSLNYSLQRYTFERPLIQYQMIDTYLADMLMKLVSARHLVYWAATLADQNREEYKFAASLAKAYATEAAEWAAMKAINIYGGAGVITETGIERYLRDVEITKIYEGANEIQRLVIIRQLLKLTLGVDITSM; this comes from the coding sequence ATGGTGTTTCCTTTTAAAAAACTGAGCGATTATGAAATCAGGTTCACACCAGAGCAGGAAATGTTTCGAGAGTTTGTAAGAGAGTTTGCCGAAAAAGACGTCGCACCAAGAGTGCAGTACATAGAGGAGAACGACGAAGTGCCGGATGACCTGCTCAAGAGGATGGCCGAACTCGGTTTTCAGGGGATAGCTGTGCCTCCAGAATATGGTGGCCAAGGAGGCAACCAAGTCACTGTTTCGATCTTTTCAGAGGAGGTTGCGAAGGTATGTCCGGCCCTGACCGCGTTGATAGGAGTAAATGGGCTGTTCGTCATTCCAATACTTCTATATGGGAACGAAGAGCAGAAGAAGAAGTATGTGTATCCTGTGGCCAAAGGCGAAAAGAGAGGTGCACACGCAACAAGTGAAGCAGTAGCAGGAAGCGATGTTGCGGGAATTCAGACGAAGGCTGAAAAGTCAGGTAATGTGTGGAAGATAAATGGAAGGAAGGCATTCATCAGTGGAGGGGACATTGCTGACTACTTCGTTGTCTTGGCCAGAACGTCTCCACCTCCGAGCAAAAGGGAAAGATGGAGAGGGCTAACCTTCTTCATAGTTGAAAAGGGAGCAGAAGGATTCCATGTAGCAAGGCGTATGAAGAAGATTGGGTTGAAGGGGAGCAGAATAGTTGAACTGCAATTCGACAACGTCGAAGTGCCTGATGAAAACAGGCTGGGTCCTGAGGGGGAAGGGTTCAAAATCGCGCTTGAAACATATGATCATGGAAGAATAGGCGTTGCTGCCCAGGCTTTAGGAATCGCTCAGGCCCTTTTTGAAAAATCGCTGAATTACTCCTTGCAGAGATACACCTTCGAAAGGCCTCTAATTCAATACCAGATGATAGATACCTATCTTGCCGATATGCTGATGAAGCTCGTTAGTGCTAGACATCTGGTCTACTGGGCAGCCACACTGGCAGACCAGAACAGAGAAGAATACAAGTTCGCTGCTTCCCTTGCAAAGGCATACGCCACTGAAGCAGCGGAATGGGCTGCGATGAAGGCGATCAACATCTATGGAGGGGCTGGGGTGATAACCGAGACTGGAATCGAGCGATACCTGAGGGACGTTGAAATAACAAAAATATACGAAGGAGCGAACGAGATTCAAAGGTTAGTGATAATAAGGCAGTTGCTTAAGCTGACACTTGGCGTAGATATTACCTCTATGTAA